The Actinomadura sp. WMMB 499 genome includes a window with the following:
- a CDS encoding FmdB family zinc ribbon protein, translating to MPTYQYVCTECGEPLEVVQKFSDDALTDCPACEGKLRKVFSAAGIIFKGSGFYRTDSRGSGKSTAGSSSGGSSSGSSDSSSSSSASGDGSAKSDSSSSSSSSSSSGGDSGSSSSSKEKVA from the coding sequence GTGCCGACGTATCAGTACGTTTGCACCGAGTGCGGCGAGCCTCTGGAGGTCGTGCAGAAGTTCAGCGACGACGCGCTGACCGACTGCCCGGCGTGCGAGGGCAAGCTGCGCAAGGTCTTCTCCGCGGCGGGGATCATCTTCAAGGGGTCGGGCTTCTACCGCACCGACAGCCGCGGCTCCGGTAAGTCGACCGCGGGCTCCTCGTCCGGCGGCTCGTCGAGCGGTTCGTCCGACTCGTCGTCCTCGTCGTCCGCCTCGGGCGACGGCTCCGCGAAGTCCGACTCGTCGTCTTCGTCGTCCTCTTCGTCTTCGTCGGGCGGCGACTCCGGTTCGTCCTCGTCGTCCAAGGAGAAGGTCGCCTAG